The sequence ATATTTTCGTTAAGAAGCCGACCCCCTGTCGTCTTTTGCCGGCAGGCAGGGGGACAGTTGTGAAATCAGTCCGTCAGGTTAGTGAGTGCAGCCGCAGCCGTTCCCTTCGCCGTGTCCATGTCCGTGGTCATGCTCATGCTGACCGTGGCTATGTCCGGTTGTGCACGATGCAGAGCCGAGTTCGGTCAGAGTTCCGTTTCTGAATGCCTCAAGGTTGTCCTTCACTGTGCCGCCTACTGCCTGATAAACCTTTGTGCTCAGGCTGTTGAGCTTTGAGATTGCTCCGGCGCCTATGCCGCCTACCACTACAGCGTCAATGCTTTTTCCGGCGAGAGCCAGTGCGGGGTTGCATGCGCCGTGTACATGCTGGGAATCAGCATTATTCACCATGCTTACCGTGTTTGTCTCGCTGTCAGCCACTATGAAAGCGGGTGCGGAACCGAAATGGCCGTATACCCTGCTTTCGAGCCCTTTGTCCTGTGATACGGGGAAACAAATTTTCATATCCTTTACCTCCAATATTTTGAAAGGAACGTTATGAACATATGATAATATATCCTAGGTAAAAAGAAAGTAAAAAATAAGAATTTACTTTAAAAAAATTTGTCTATTTATTACTTTATATGCTCTGACGAGTATTAAGCCGAATATAAAACGTAAGGCAGGTATGAAATTTGTTTTTTCCTATAAAGGATAATGTACCCTCAAGAACATTTCCGTTTGTCAACTGGCTGATCATCCTTGCAAATGTTGCTGTGTTTGTTTATCAGCTAGGTCTGGGGTATGAGCTCAACTGGTTTGTGTATGAATACGGGCTTGTGCCGAAGAGAGTTACGCATTATGAATCACTGCTGAGTGACAGCATTGTCCCTTTCTTCACACATATGTTTATGCA is a genomic window of Geovibrio thiophilus containing:
- a CDS encoding NifB/NifX family molybdenum-iron cluster-binding protein, which codes for MKICFPVSQDKGLESRVYGHFGSAPAFIVADSETNTVSMVNNADSQHVHGACNPALALAGKSIDAVVVGGIGAGAISKLNSLSTKVYQAVGGTVKDNLEAFRNGTLTELGSASCTTGHSHGQHEHDHGHGHGEGNGCGCTH